A single Phoenix dactylifera cultivar Barhee BC4 chromosome 1, palm_55x_up_171113_PBpolish2nd_filt_p, whole genome shotgun sequence DNA region contains:
- the LOC120110781 gene encoding probable WRKY transcription factor 4 isoform X1 translates to MAEEPGSGAPEHDKADREGSPESSSCPPLEAEGGDSKTLGSPDSSSQPGGDGGSAGDRRSFSQLLAGAMASAAPGSAGVAPFLTVPVVTIPCYIAPAAGLAGQFAMTHQAVLASVMAQALMQLQKAYPSSSSEFLRNSVTQPQISNITLLPLQQDPLPVAGNNACAPQMEQPPSSDQKPQSASIVVKTSSDDEKTSSDDDYNWRKYGQKQVKNSENIRSYYRCAYANCSVKKKVECCQDGHVADIVYSGCHNHEPPLRVRSSRERKAKRSAPSVVNKKIDLPGAENNATVSSASKLPHSSGNETLEQHLPCSDGHEGDSAVKTEEDLGDKPDPKRRSTENTILDLAPVLKTIRETKVILQTACDVSLTSDGYRWRKYGRKFVKGNPNPRSYYRCTHIGCPVRKHVERSSEDAKSLLITYEGKHNHELPPLKDGSNPPDSALLTAAAATAMTTNEQTPKNVPLLYETPTTKWLPDVDGKVSNEQVQELGGEKAIESAQTLLTMGLSATSENAGSKNSGGIQQPRSNGNCAIVPVENS, encoded by the exons ATGGCGGAGGAGCCAGGCTCTGGAGCTCCGGAGCACGACAAGGCCGATCGAGAGGGGTCTCCGGAGAGCTCTTCTTGTCCTCCTCTTGAGGCTGAGGGGGGTGATTCCAAAACCCTCGGCTCACCCGATTCCTCCTCCCAACCCGGCGGAGATGGAGGAAGCGCCGGCGACCGTCGCTCCTTCTCGCAGCTCCTCGCGGGGGCCATGGCATCGGCGGCGCCGGGGAGCGCCGGTGTCGCCCCGTTCCTCACCGTGCCTGTTGTCACCATCCCCTGCTACATCGCCCCCGCCGCGGGGCTCGCG GGGCAGTTTGCAATGACGCATCAAGCAGTCTTGGCATCTGTCATGGCTCAGGCACTGATGCAATTGCAAAAAGCATATCCCTCTTCCTCATCAGAGTTCTTAAGAAACTCTGTAACACAACCTCAAATATCCAACATTACTCTGTTGCCATTGCAACAAGACCCATTGCCTGTAGCAGGGAACAATGCCTGTGCACCACAGATGGAGCAGCCACCTTCATCTGACCAGAAACCTCAGTCTGCTTCTATTGTTGTAAAGACAAGCTCTGACGATGAAAAGACTAGCTCAGATGATGATTACAACTGGCGGAAATATGGTCAGAAACAGGTGAAGAACAGCGAGAATATCAGAAGCTATTATAGATGTGCATATGCTAACTGTTCTGTTAAGAAGAAGGTCGAATGCTGTCAAGATGGCCATGTCGCTGACATAGTTTACAGCGGCTGTCACAATCATGAACCACCCCTGAGAGTTAGAagctctagagagagaaaggcaAAACGTAGTGCCCCATCTGtggtaaataaaaaaatagatcttCCAGGAGCAGAAAATAATGCAACAGTTTCTTCTGCATCTAAACTACCGCACAGTTCTGGTAATGAAACCCTCGAACAACATTTACCCTGTTCAGATGGCCATGAAGGAGATTCTGCGGTGAAGACTGAAGAAGATCTTGGTGATAAACCAGATCCAAAGAGAAG AAGCACTGAAAACACCATTCTTGATCTAGCTCCTGTACTCAAAACTATTAGAGAGACTAAAGTTATATTGCAGACAGCATGTGATGTGAGCCTAACAAGTGATGGCTACAGGTGGAGGAAGTATGGGCGGAAATTTGTGAAAGGAAATCCAAATCCCAG AAGCTACTATAGGTGCACCCATATTGGATGTCCTGTACGTAAACATGTAGAGAGGTCTTCTGAGGATGCAAAATCTTTGCTCATAACATATGAAGGCAAGCACAACCATGAGTTGCCACCCCTAAAAGATGGCAGCAATCCACCTGATAGCGCTCTTCTTACCGCTGCTGCTGCGACTGCTATGACCACTAATGAGCAAACACCAAAAAATGTCCCCTTGTTATATGAAACACCCACAACCAAATGGTTGCCGGATGTGGATGGGAAGGTATCTAATGAGCAGGTTCAAGAGCTTGGAGGTGAGAAAGCAATAGAATCTGCCCAGACTCTTCTAACTATGGGACTAAGTGCAACTTCAGAAAACGCTGGCAGTAAAAATTCAGGAGGTATTCAGCAGCCTCGTTCAAATGGGAACTGCGCAATAGTTCCGGTCGAAAACTCGTGA
- the LOC120110781 gene encoding probable WRKY transcription factor 4 isoform X2, with amino-acid sequence MAEEPGSGAPEHDKADREGSPESSSCPPLEAEGGDSKTLGSPDSSSQPGGDGGSAGDRRSFSQLLAGAMASAAPGSAGVAPFLTVPVVTIPCYIAPAAGLAGQFAMTHQAVLASVMAQALMQLQKAYPSSSSEFLRNSVTQPQISNITLLPLQQDPLPVAGNNACAPQMEQPPSSDQKPQSASIVVKTSSDDEKTSSDDDYNWRKYGQKQVKNSENIRSYYRCAYANCSVKKKVECCQDGHVADIVYSGCHNHEPPLRVRSSRERKAKRSAPSVVNKKIDLPGAENNATVSSASKLPHSSGNETLEQHLPCSDGHEGDSAVKTEEDLGDKPDPKRRSTENTILDLAPVLKTIRETKVILQTACDVSLTSDGYRWRKYGRKFVKGNPNPSYYRCTHIGCPVRKHVERSSEDAKSLLITYEGKHNHELPPLKDGSNPPDSALLTAAAATAMTTNEQTPKNVPLLYETPTTKWLPDVDGKVSNEQVQELGGEKAIESAQTLLTMGLSATSENAGSKNSGGIQQPRSNGNCAIVPVENS; translated from the exons ATGGCGGAGGAGCCAGGCTCTGGAGCTCCGGAGCACGACAAGGCCGATCGAGAGGGGTCTCCGGAGAGCTCTTCTTGTCCTCCTCTTGAGGCTGAGGGGGGTGATTCCAAAACCCTCGGCTCACCCGATTCCTCCTCCCAACCCGGCGGAGATGGAGGAAGCGCCGGCGACCGTCGCTCCTTCTCGCAGCTCCTCGCGGGGGCCATGGCATCGGCGGCGCCGGGGAGCGCCGGTGTCGCCCCGTTCCTCACCGTGCCTGTTGTCACCATCCCCTGCTACATCGCCCCCGCCGCGGGGCTCGCG GGGCAGTTTGCAATGACGCATCAAGCAGTCTTGGCATCTGTCATGGCTCAGGCACTGATGCAATTGCAAAAAGCATATCCCTCTTCCTCATCAGAGTTCTTAAGAAACTCTGTAACACAACCTCAAATATCCAACATTACTCTGTTGCCATTGCAACAAGACCCATTGCCTGTAGCAGGGAACAATGCCTGTGCACCACAGATGGAGCAGCCACCTTCATCTGACCAGAAACCTCAGTCTGCTTCTATTGTTGTAAAGACAAGCTCTGACGATGAAAAGACTAGCTCAGATGATGATTACAACTGGCGGAAATATGGTCAGAAACAGGTGAAGAACAGCGAGAATATCAGAAGCTATTATAGATGTGCATATGCTAACTGTTCTGTTAAGAAGAAGGTCGAATGCTGTCAAGATGGCCATGTCGCTGACATAGTTTACAGCGGCTGTCACAATCATGAACCACCCCTGAGAGTTAGAagctctagagagagaaaggcaAAACGTAGTGCCCCATCTGtggtaaataaaaaaatagatcttCCAGGAGCAGAAAATAATGCAACAGTTTCTTCTGCATCTAAACTACCGCACAGTTCTGGTAATGAAACCCTCGAACAACATTTACCCTGTTCAGATGGCCATGAAGGAGATTCTGCGGTGAAGACTGAAGAAGATCTTGGTGATAAACCAGATCCAAAGAGAAG AAGCACTGAAAACACCATTCTTGATCTAGCTCCTGTACTCAAAACTATTAGAGAGACTAAAGTTATATTGCAGACAGCATGTGATGTGAGCCTAACAAGTGATGGCTACAGGTGGAGGAAGTATGGGCGGAAATTTGTGAAAGGAAATCCAAATCCCAG CTACTATAGGTGCACCCATATTGGATGTCCTGTACGTAAACATGTAGAGAGGTCTTCTGAGGATGCAAAATCTTTGCTCATAACATATGAAGGCAAGCACAACCATGAGTTGCCACCCCTAAAAGATGGCAGCAATCCACCTGATAGCGCTCTTCTTACCGCTGCTGCTGCGACTGCTATGACCACTAATGAGCAAACACCAAAAAATGTCCCCTTGTTATATGAAACACCCACAACCAAATGGTTGCCGGATGTGGATGGGAAGGTATCTAATGAGCAGGTTCAAGAGCTTGGAGGTGAGAAAGCAATAGAATCTGCCCAGACTCTTCTAACTATGGGACTAAGTGCAACTTCAGAAAACGCTGGCAGTAAAAATTCAGGAGGTATTCAGCAGCCTCGTTCAAATGGGAACTGCGCAATAGTTCCGGTCGAAAACTCGTGA
- the LOC103717200 gene encoding uncharacterized protein LOC103717200: MSGAPKVRSMNVEDAEVRPVLGPAGNKARMAGTARKPALKPVRKVERAEVGATEKKASPRAVDSPPLTPPFSASSVLRRHELLIRSNLSLNASCSSDASTDSFCSRASTGRIGRLSLTSRRRQSISKPEKMGVKLGKIVPDGVSLSSPEIFKGKRRCAWVTANADPCYAAFHDEEWGVPVHDDKKLFELLVLSGALAELSWPAILSKRHIFREVFMDFDPELVSKLNEKKLIAPGNTASSLLSEPKLRAIIENARQILKIIAEFGSFSWYCWSFVNQKPIMSRFRYPHQVPVKTPKADVISKDLVRRGFRSVGPTVIYSFMQASGITNDHIISCYRFGECISAAASVDEDEGNAIMAKHKVEENTKAGEKAGNLDLDLSGAVDGLSIS; encoded by the exons ATGTCAGGGGCCCCGAAGGTCCGGTCCATGAACGTCGAGGATGCTGAGGTGAGGCCAGTCCTTGGGCCCGCTGGCAATAAAGCAAGGATGGCAGGTACGGCTCGGAAGCCTGCTTTGAAGCCTGTGCGGAAGGTGGAGAGAGCAGAGGTCGGGGCAACAGAGAAGAAGGCTTCCCCTCGAGCAGTTGATTCACCACCTCTAACACCACCTTTTAGTGCTTCCTCGGTTCTAAGGAGGCATGAGCTGCTTATCCGCTCCAATTTGTCACTCAATGCTTCTTGCTCCTCGGATGCTTCCACTGATTCCTTCTGCAGCCGGGCGTCCACCGGGAGGATTGGGAGGCTGAGTCTCACTAGTCGCCGAAGGCAGAGCATTTCCAAGCCAGAAAAGATGGGTGTGAAGCTGGGAAAGATTGTTCCTGATGGCGTTTCATTGTCTTCGCCGGAAATTTTCAAGGGAAAGAGGAGGTGTGCATGGGTGACAGCAAATGCTG ATCCTTGTTATGCTGCCTTTCATGATGAAGAATGGGGAGTCCCAGTACATGATGATAA GAAACTGTTTGAGCTGCTTGTACTATCAGGTGCATTGGCCGAACTTTCATGGCCTGCAATTCTCAGCAAGAGACACATATTTAG GGAGGTTTTCATGGATTTTGACCCAGAATTGGTTTCTAAATTAAATGAGAAGAAACTTATAGCACCAGGAAACACTGCCAGCTCGCTTTTATCAGAGCCAAAGCTGCGTGCCATTATTGAAAATGCACGCCAAATACTCAAG ATCATAGCAGAGTTTGGATCATTCAGTTGGTACTGCTGGAGCTTTGTGAACCAGAAGCCCATCATGAGCAGATTTCGCTACCCACATCAAGTCCCAGTAAAGACTCCGAAGGCAGATGTTATAAGCAAAGACTTGGTGCGAAGGGGTTTTCGGAGTGTTGGACCAACAGTCATCTACTCCTTCATGCAGGCCTCAGGGATAACCAATGACCACATCATCAGTTGTTACAGATTCGGGGAATGTATATCAGCTGCCGCATCGGTAGATGAGGATGAAGGGAATGCTATCATGGCTAAGCATAAGGTGGAGGAGAATACGAAGGCAGGCGAGAAGGCGGGGAACCTGGACTTGGACTTGTCTGGAGCTGTGGATGGACTGAGCATCTCATAG
- the LOC103717199 gene encoding 26S proteasome non-ATPase regulatory subunit 9-like, with amino-acid sequence MVATNLKSETTALMEKRASIEAEMNAIIESLCGPGDPGISGDLVDREGFPRSDIDIPAIRSQRARLAALRNDHKDITDKIEKNLQVLHSVRVAKVAPLPSKDSDTSVYVHESTSQDSSMGEEPIVRIPFAMIDEIADDSPAAEDGLQLGDEILKFGNVEIGGELQSRLVLEAQSNQGHPISMVLIRQGSVMNLSVTPRTWRGRGLLGCHFQIL; translated from the exons ATGGTGGCGACGAATCTCAAATCGGAGACGACGGCTCTGATGGAGAAGAGAGCGTCGATAGAGGCCGAGATGAATGCGATCATCGAGTCTCTCTGCGGTCCCGGCGATCCTGGAATCTCCGGCGACCTCGTCGATCGCGAG GGATTCCCTAGGTCAGATATTGACATCCCGGCCATTCGATCTCAGCGTGCTCGACTTGCTG CATTGCGCAATGATCACAAGGATATCACcgataaaatagaaaagaatttgCAAGTTTTGCACTCAGTAAGAGTGGCTAAAGTTGCACCATTGCCTTCAAAAGATTCAG ATACATCAGTTTATGTTCATGAAAGTACATCTCAAGATTCTTCTATGGGCGAGGAACCTATTGTTAGGATACCTTTTGCTATGATTGATGAAATCGCTGATGACTCACCCGCAGCAGAAGATGGATTGCAGCTTGGCGATGAGATCTTAAAGTTTGGGAATGTGGAAATTGGTGGTGAATTGCAATCAAGGCTCGTTTTAGAAGCACAGTCTAACCAGGGCCATCCAATATCTATGGTGCTCATAAGGCAGGGTTCGGTAATGAATTTGAGTGTGACACCTAGAACATGGCGTGGCCGTGGACTGCTGGG ATGCCATTTTCAGATCCTATGA